GGCATGCAGCAGTCCGGTATGCGCCCCAGCCCGACGGCGAACCGGATCCTGGCGAGGTGGTGTGGACCTGGGTTCCGTACGAGGAGGACCATACCCGCGGGAAGGACCGGCCCGTCCTGCTGGTGGGCCGGAGTGGGGAGTACCTGCTGGGGCTGATGCTCACCAGCAGGGACCGGATTCCCGCAGCGTCGGTCTCCATGGACTATGTGGACCTTGGCGTCGGGAACTGGGACAGGCAAGCCAGGCCCAGCGAAGCCCGGCTGGACCGCATCCTGCAGATCAGCCCCGGAAGCATCCGCCGGGAAGGCGCCGTGCTGGACCGGACCCGCTTCGAGAAAGTGGCGGCAGGGCTGCGCCGGCGACACGGCTGGGCCTAACCGGCCAAAATGGCCAGGTCCGCGGCTGACCTGCTATTCTTTATAGCTGTGTGTCCGTGCAGGTCGACGGCCACTGATGGTTGGCCGCCATAGGTATCCCCACGCCGCTCAGTCAATGGCCAATCTGAAAGCCCTCTAGACCATTTCCGCATTAAAAAGAGAGTTCACACGTGGCGAATATCAAGTCCCAGAAGAAGCGCATCCTCACCAACGAGAAGGCACGCCTGCGCAACAACGCAGTCAAGTCCGAGCTGAAGACGGCCATCCGCGCCGTCAACACCGCCGTTGAGTCCACGGACAAGGATGCAGCTGCTACTGCCCTGGTTACTGCCAGCCGCAAGCTGGACAAGGCTGTCAGCAAGGGTGTTCTGCACAAGAACAACGCAGCGAACCGCAAGTCGGCGATCTCCAAGAAGGTCAACGCACTGTAAGGTTTCCAGTTCATCTGAACTGATGGTTGTGGCCGGTACCCTAGGGTACCGGCCACACATCTTTAAGCAACGCCAGGTGCCTTTAAGCATCAGCAGGTGCCGGGTTTAAGCAGGATCTACTTCAGGCACCGGGGCGCCAGGTTACCTGCCCTGCACGGACATCGCTATCACGGTCACGGCGTGTTCCACGGCGTACACCGGATCGCGGGACAGTCCCTTGACCTGGGCGTCAGCCTCGGCGGTTGCCTGGATGGACCGGACGAGCCCCTCCGGGGTCCAGCGGCGGACGTCACGCTGCGCCTGCTCCACCAGCCAGGGCTGCATCCCCAGTTCCGCGGCGATCTGGGCGGCCGATCCCGATGCTCCGGCAACCCGGGCCACTGTCCTGAGCTTCGCTGCCAGGGCAGCCACCAGCGGAACGGGGTCGGCGCCCGTGGCGAGGGCATGGCGGAGCGTGGAGAGCGCCAGCGGCCCGTTTCCCGCCATCGCGGCATCAGCCACTTTGAAGGCCGTGGCTTCAATCCGGCCGCCGTAGTATCGGTCCACAACCTCGGCAGTCACTGCGGTTCCCGCGTCGGCGATCAGTTGGCTGCATGCCGCGGCCAGTTCGGAAAGATTGGCCCCGACGGCGTTGACAAGCGCATGGACGGCTTCCTGCTCAATACGCCGTCCGGAGGCTTTGAATTCAGTGGAGACGAACGCCATTTTGTCGGCGTCCTTCTTGAGGGGCTGGCAGTCCACTACGGGCCAGCCGCCTTTTTTGACGGCGTCGAGGAGCTTCTTGCCACGCGCTCCCCCGGCGTGCCGCAGGACCAGGACGGCATCCGGTTCCGTGTGGTCCACGTACCGAAGCGCATCTGCGAGGAAGGCGTCGTTCATTGATTCGAGACCTTCGACCTCGATCAGTTTGCTTTCCCCGAAGAGCGATGGACTGACCTGCATCAGCAACGTTCCCGCTTCATAGCCTGCAGCATCGATGCGGCTCACTTCCACATCCGGTGCCGCTGCCCGGACCTTCGCGCGGATGGTGTCCATTGCCCTGATCCCCAGGTATTCCTCGGGCCCGCTGACCAGGACGACGGCGGCCGGGTTAACGTCGCGCCAGGTGGCTGTGTTCGACGCCGGGGCACGGGTTGCTCGCTTTTGCGCGGCGGCCATCGGGGGTTCCTTCCGGAAAGTTTTGTGGAGTATCCCAGCCTGCCACGTCCGGGGCCGCGGTCAAAGCTGCAGCGGTGCCGGGCGGCGGTCATGCGCCGCTCCAGCACTTCAAGGAGCAGTACTGCGCGCTGGTGGCAGGCCAGTACCAGTTGTACTGCCCGCAGGGGCCTTGCCGCTGCCCACACCACAGCACCTGTCAGCACCGAGAGAAGGAGCATGGACAGCATCCCGGGCACACCCTCCGGCCAGGCAAGCGTGGAGCCGGGAAGCTGTGCGGCGATCCGGGCCGTACCGGCAACACCTGCGCTGAAGGTTCCCGCCACCGCGATGAGTATGGTGGCTGGCCACGGTGCCAGGACTACGAGTGGAACAGCCGCCGTCCCCAGCAGCGTAACCGGGGCCACCAGGGGCGAGGCGACCACGTTGGCCAGGAGCGAATACGTGGAGAACTGGGGCTGCAGCAGCACAATGACCGGCCCGCACAGAAGCTGGGCCGATAATGGGACGGCCACTGCCGCCGCTGCCCAGCGGGGAATGGCCGCGGGCGTCCAATCGATCATTCGCCGTCCCAGGACGATGATCCCTAGCGTCGCGAGAACGGACAGCAGGAACCCGAAACTGCCGCCCAGCCCGGGGTCCGTCAGGAGCAGGCCCATGACCGCCAGGCAGAGGAAGCTCAACCCCCGCCCGGATCGGCCGCCCGCCAGAGCGGCAACGGCCACCGCCCCCATCAGGGCTGCCCGCAGGACGCTCGCATCCGGGCCGACAAGGACCACGAACAGGCCCAGCCCGGTAAGGGCAACGATGGCCGCCGGAATACGGGGCAGGCGGAACCGCCGGCAGGCCAGCAGCACAGCACCCAGAACCAGGCTGCAGTTGGCTCCACTGACGGCCGTCAGATGGGTCATGCCCACCGCCTTCATCGCGTTTTCGAGCCCCTGGTCCAGGGCGCTTGTATCCCCGGTGACCATTCCGGGCAGCAAGCCAGCGGCATCTGGCGGCAGAAAGGCCGAGGCATCCACAAAACGGGTCCGTAAATCCTTGGCCGCCGCCAACAGCTTGGACCCGCCGACGGGCTTCCCAGGGGCGGATGACGCAGCAAGCGTGCCTGCTTCCGGCCGTCCCGGGTCAGCGGGACGAAGCTTTCCGGTGGCGCGCACGGTCTGTCCGGGAACCAGGGTGCCCCAGGCGCCGCCGCCCATGACAACCAACTGTGCCCGCGTCCGGAGCAACACGCCGCCCGTGGTTACCTCCCCGGTCACCACCGGCAGGGCCCAGCGTGTCGCCTGCCCGGCCTCTCCGGGCGCGTCGAGGGCGCGCGGCGCCCCGGCCACCTCGACGACGGCGACAACGGACTTACCGGAGGCTATGGCTGCGGCAAGCGGGCCGTCAAACCGCTGGCTGGACGCCACGGACGAATGTGCTGCGGCGGCAGCGGCCAGCAGGCAGGCGACAGCAGCGGTGGCGGGAAAGCTTCGCCTGCCCCGTGGCCGGACAGCCCGTGATGCCAGGGAGAGGCGTGCCAGCACGAGTACCGCCAGGGCGGACAAACCGAAACACATCACCACCAAAACAGACGGCGGCAACCACAGTCCCGCGATGGACGCACCCCAGACCATCGCGGCCGGCAACGCGAGGCGCACGTCTGTACGGCGCCTCCGTACTTCACTGCCGGCGTCGTTACCGCTTCCCCCGCCCTTCCCGCCGGCACGCTTCCGCACATACCCGGAAGCCCTGTCGCGGTATTCATGGAAGTTTCCGCGGCACGCCCGCGCGAGCCGGAGCGCCGGCCATTCCTGACGCATGTCTCTTGGATCCTGCGCAGCGGCATCCCGGGCAGGCAGCGGGAGGTCGTCCCTGGCCCCGCCCAGCTCAACGCCTGCAGCTTCACTGGACCCACCCTTGACGGCAGACTCGACGTAGCGGCTCCAGGGACTGGTTCCCCGCCACCCTGCGCTGTTACCCAACGGGCTGGCTGTTCACGGGGAATCCCATCACACCGTCACCAGGGGCAACAATGCTTCAAGCATTTTGGGCCCCACCCCGTCTACGGCGTCCAGTTCCTCGATGCTCTTGAAGGCACCGTGTTCCGTGCGCCAGTCCACAATCCGCTGGGCCAGGACGGGGCCTACCTTGGGCAGGGCATCGAGTTCCGCGGCGTCCGCGGTGTTGATGTTGATCTTCGAACCCGTTCGTGTGCCTGCTGCCCCACCGGCGCCTGCCCCTGCACCTGGCGTCCCTTCAGCTTCCGGTCCGCCCGGTGTCGCTTCACCGCGCCGGGGGACATGGATTTTCTGGGCGTCCTCGACAACAAGTGCAAGGTTGAGGCTGTTCAGGTCGGCATCCGGCGTCCCGCCCCCGACGGCTGCAATAGCCTCATGGAGGCGGCTTCCTGCCGGCAGCCGGACCACACCGGGCGCGGAGACGGCACCTGCCACGTGGACCACCACGGAGCCGGCGGCTGAATCACCCGGGGAAGGCCCGGTAGCGTCGGGTTCCCCGGCACCTCTTGGCTGCCCAACATTTTCGTCCTGCCCGCTAACCTCACCCGCATCCCCGTCCGGCGACACGGAAGCATCGGCCGCTGCAGAACTGCCCGGGCCACTCCCGCCCAGCGGCAGGATTTCCGGCCGGCCGGACGCAGTCTGCCACCAGAAAACGGCCCCCGCAGTAATGGCAAGGATTCCAAGGAGTATTGCAACACGCAGGCCCAGCCGCCACCGCAGCGCCGGACCACTCATTGTTACGCCCGCGGATTCCAGGTCCCCTCCGCCGTGCCCGGCCGACTGCCCTTCGGGGCCCGGCGGCGCAGGTTCTTCGGGCCCGCGGTATACGAACGCCTGCTCCCCGTCGCCCTCCAGCAGGAGACCCCGCGGGCCGGTCCCCAGGGTGGCCTGCAGCCTGTCCCTGGCATGGCGCGCCTTGTGACCTGCTGCTCCATCAACCCTGCGTGACATGCCTTCACGCTAGGGAACCCCGGGCGCCGGACGACAGGGCCGGAAGCGGCTATGTGGACAGAGGTCCGGGCACAATCCCGGCCACAGCCGTGTCCTGCCCGATGATGACGGCGAGGACTCCCAGTCCGGCATGCGCGGCCAGCACGGCGGGCAGGGAACTGATCTGGGCAGGCGGGCAGTTGGGCAGCGCCGCCGCAAGCCTGCCGGCCAGGCTTTCAGCTTCGTCATGATTGCCGAAGTGGTGGACGGCCAAACGGATGGACTGGCCGGGACGGGCCTGGGCCTCGGCGGCGACAATCTCCTCCAGGCGTGCCACTGCCTTGGCTGCTGAGCGCACCTTTTCCAGCGGGACGATCCTGCCGCCGTCGACCGCGAGGATGGGCTTGATGGCAAGCATGGTGCCAAGCAGGGATGCTGCGGCACCAATCCGTCCACCGCGGCGAAGCTGCTCGAGGCTGGGAACGTAGAAATAGACTTTGGTCCGGGCTGCCTGGCCTGCTGCTGCAGCGGCCACTGTGGCCGGGTCGGCTCCGGCTGCCGCCGCGGCCACTCCGGCCTGGACGGCCATGCCCAAGGCCATTCCAACGGTCAGCGAGTCGACCACTTCAACGGGAATATCCACCCGGGCAGCCGCGAGGCGGGCCGCGTCCGCCGTCCCCGAAAGCTCCCCGGAGATGTGGACGGAGACCACAGCCTCGTACCCCTGCCGGCGGGCGGCACGGTACGCCTGCTCGAACTGGCCCGGGGAGGGCCGGGACGTCTTGACGGGCGTCCCCGCTGCCAGGGCCAGCGCGATGGTCTCGAGGATGTCGTCTTCACCCTCGCCATAAATATCCGTCCCCACCATGACGGGCATGGGGATGATCCTGAGCAGTCCTTCTGCCTCCAGCCCGGACAGCCAGTCCGCGGGGAGGGCAGCAGCAGAGTCGGTCACCACCGCCGTCCGTACGACGCCGGTTCCTGGCTTGGGTGCGGGGCGGAGGCCCGCCAGGCGCGCGCGGAACCAGGGCCAGGCGGCGGCATTTCTCTCGGGCAAGGGGCCTCCTGGTGTCGGTGACCGGCCACCGGAATTTTTCCGGTGGCCGGGGCCGGCTTGCTGTGTGGCTGCTAGGCCGGGACGATGTTCACCAGTTTAGGTGCGCGGACGATGACCGTGCGGATGCCGCGGCCGTCCAGGGCACGCTGCACGTTCTCCGAGGCCAGCGCCAGTTCGCGCAGCCGGTCTTCGGAAACGTCCGGGGAAACGTCGAGCCTGTCCCGGACCTTGCCCTGCACCTGGACAACGGCGGTGACCGTGTCCTGCACGAGCAGGGAGGGGTCGTGCCGGGGCCAGCCGGCGTTCGCGACGGATGCAGGGTGGCCCAGGACGTTCCACATGTCCTCTGCGGTGTAGGGCGCAAAGAGGCTGAGGATGACAGCCACGGCTTCGGCTGCTTCCCGGACTGCCGGATCGGTGCCGCCGGCACCGGAGTCGATGGCCTTGCGGGTGGCGTTGACCAGCTCCATCAGCTTGGCCACCACAACGTTGAACTTGTTGGCGTCCAGCAGTTCCGCGGCGTCCGCGATAGTGCGGTGGGTGGCGGAGCGCAGCGTCCGGTCCCCACCGGCGGCGTCCGTGCCGGGAGCGCTGGCCACGTCCTGTGCCAGGCGCCAGGCGCGGGCAAGGAACTTGGCGGAGCCGGACGGGGAAACGTCGGCCCAGTCCACGTCGTCCTCGGGCGGGGAGGCGAAGATCATGGTCAGGCGCACGGCGTCCACACCGTACTTGTCCAGCTGCTCGCCCAGGTCCACGCCGTTGCCCAGGGACTTGCTCATGGCCTTGCCGCCGTTGAGCACCTGGCCCTGGTTGAGGAGGGCAGTGAAGGGCTCGTTCGCTTCGATCATTCCAAGGTCGTTGATGACCTTGGTGAAGAAACGGGCATACAGCAGGTGCAGGATGGCATGCTCCACCCCTCCTACGTACTGGCCCACGGGCATCCAGTCGTTGATCTTCTGGGGATCAAAGGGGCCCTCGGTGTAGTGGGGCGAGACGAAACGCAGGAAGTACCAGGACGAGTCCACGAAGGTGTCCATGGTGTCCGTGTCGCGCTTGGCGGGGCCGTGGCAGGTGGGGCATTCGACGTTCACCCAGGCTTCAGCTGCCGCCAGGGGCGAGGTGCCCTTCGGCGACAGGTCCTCACCGCGCAGGTCCGAGGGCAGCGTCACGGGCAACTGCTCATCCGGGACCGCCACCTCGCCGCAGGACGGGCAGTGGATGATCGGGATGGGCGTGCCCCAGAACCGCTGGCGGCTGAGCAGCCAGTCGCGCAGCCGGAAGTTCACGAACTTCTCTCCCGTGCCCTGGCGCTCCAGGATGGCGATCGCGGCCGGGATGGCTTCCGCCTTGGGCAGGCCGTTGAGCTCGCCTGAGTTGATCAGGGTGCCCTCCCCGGCTGTGGCGGTTCCGGAGACAGCCGGATCCTCCCCGCCGGTATCGAGCACCGCCCGTACTGGCAGGTCGAAGGTACGGGCGAAGTCGAGGTCCCGCTGGTCGTGGGCGGGAACGGCCATGATGGCGCCGGTGCCGTAGTCAGCCAGGACGTAGTCGGCGGCCCAGACGGGCAGCTTCTCATCGTTCAGCGGGTTGATTGCGTAGCGGCCGGTGAAGACGCCGGTCTTTTCGCGTTCAGTGGACTGGCGCTCGATTTCCGTGAGCGCCTTGACCTGCTCGCGGTAATCCTCCAGGGCAGCGGCGTGTTCGTCGGTGACGAGCTCCACGGCCAGCGGTGCATCCGCGGCAACCACAAAGAACGTGGCGCCGTACAGGGTGTCGGGGCGGGTGGTGAAGACCGTGACCTCTTTGGCGGGCTTGCCGCCGTCGGCCTCAATCACGAAGTTGACGTGGGCACCTTCGGAGCGGCCGATCCAGTTTTTCTGCATCGCCAGGACGCGCTCGGGCCAGTGGCCGCGCAGCTGTTCCATGTCATCGAGCAGGCGGTCGGCGTATTCGGTGATCTTGAAGTACCACTGGTTGAGCGACTTCTTGGTGACGGTGGTGCCGCAGCGTTCGCAGGCTCCGTTGACAACCTGCTCGTTGGCCAGGACGGTCTGGTCCTTGGGGCACCAGTTGACCGGCGAGTCCTTCCGGTACGCCAGGCCGCGCTCGTAGAAGCGCTTGAAGAGCCACTGCGTCCATCGGTAGTACTCCGGGTCGGAGGTGTGCAGCCGGCGCGACCAGTCAGCCGAGATGGCGTATCGCTTGAAGGACGCAGCCTGGGTGTCGATGTTCGCGTAGGTCCACTCGCTGGGGTGGGCATTGCGCTTGATGGCGGCGTTCTCGGCAGGCAGCCCGAAGGAGTCCCAGCCAATCGGGTGGAGCACATCGTAACCCTGCTGGCGCAGGTAGCGGGCCACGACGTCGCCCATGGCGAACGCCTCAGCGTGGCCCATGTGCAGGTCACCTGACGGGTAGGGGAACATGTCCAGCACGTAGCGGCGTTCCCGCGATCCGTCGTCGACAGGGGTGAAGACCTTCAGGTCTTCCCACACCTGGGGCCATTTGGCCTCCATGGCCGTGAAGCTGTACGTGCCCTCCTCGGGCCCATCCGCTGCCACTGTTGCTGCTGTTCCGGTCTCTGTCTCCGGCTGAACGCCCACTGCTGCCCTCTTCTGTTCTGTTACGGCATCTGTGCTGCCATAACGGCCTGATCCCCCTGCTGCCGGCCCGGAAATTCTCCCCGGACACACAAAAGCCCCTCACCATGGAGGGGCTGCCGCTCAGCTGTCCGTTGTCTCGGACACCCGGCGGCTAACTAAGCAGAAGGATCGCACGCATGGAACTACTTTAGCGCACCTGCGGCGGCCTGGGCCGAGCGGAAGGCCTATACCCCGCCCAAGGCTCAAAACTAGACTGTAGCCGGGCCGCGCGGCCCAGGATCCGGCAGGTGAACCATGCATGACGCTGCGGAGAACCACCCAGGCGGGGAGCCCGCCTTCCTACGTCTTGGTGAGGAAAATCGGCTCACACGGGAACAGGCAGGCGGCAAGGCCGCTGCGTTGTCGCTGCTGCGCGCGGCCGGGTTTTCCGTGCCGGCAGGATTCGTTGTAGCACGCGCAGCATTCGATTCCGGTTCAGGCCGGGACGATTGGGGGCAGCGGTTGAAGGATGCCGCCCGCGCTGCAGGCCCGGGCCCCTACGCCGTCCGTTCCTCTGCCGCAGCCGAAGACCTGCCGGGCGCTTCCTACGCCGGGATGTATGAAAGCCACCTTGGCGTGGGTGCCGCAGATCTTGCTTCTGCCGTAAACCGGTGCTTTGAGTCCGCCCGGACCGACAGG
The window above is part of the Pseudarthrobacter sp. NS4 genome. Proteins encoded here:
- a CDS encoding type II toxin-antitoxin system PemK/MazF family toxin; this translates as MAINLRSLGNAVRSGLRLLRGSAPAKAPAGPLPPAGRASPGSASRDPLSKGAVSSGPSGDAYPGDFRGHAAVRYAPQPDGEPDPGEVVWTWVPYEEDHTRGKDRPVLLVGRSGEYLLGLMLTSRDRIPAASVSMDYVDLGVGNWDRQARPSEARLDRILQISPGSIRREGAVLDRTRFEKVAAGLRRRHGWA
- the rpsT gene encoding 30S ribosomal protein S20, translated to MANIKSQKKRILTNEKARLRNNAVKSELKTAIRAVNTAVESTDKDAAATALVTASRKLDKAVSKGVLHKNNAANRKSAISKKVNAL
- the holA gene encoding DNA polymerase III subunit delta, which gives rise to MDTIRAKVRAAAPDVEVSRIDAAGYEAGTLLMQVSPSLFGESKLIEVEGLESMNDAFLADALRYVDHTEPDAVLVLRHAGGARGKKLLDAVKKGGWPVVDCQPLKKDADKMAFVSTEFKASGRRIEQEAVHALVNAVGANLSELAAACSQLIADAGTAVTAEVVDRYYGGRIEATAFKVADAAMAGNGPLALSTLRHALATGADPVPLVAALAAKLRTVARVAGASGSAAQIAAELGMQPWLVEQAQRDVRRWTPEGLVRSIQATAEADAQVKGLSRDPVYAVEHAVTVIAMSVQGR
- a CDS encoding ComEC/Rec2 family competence protein, with translation MGNSAGWRGTSPWSRYVESAVKGGSSEAAGVELGGARDDLPLPARDAAAQDPRDMRQEWPALRLARACRGNFHEYRDRASGYVRKRAGGKGGGSGNDAGSEVRRRRTDVRLALPAAMVWGASIAGLWLPPSVLVVMCFGLSALAVLVLARLSLASRAVRPRGRRSFPATAAVACLLAAAAAAHSSVASSQRFDGPLAAAIASGKSVVAVVEVAGAPRALDAPGEAGQATRWALPVVTGEVTTGGVLLRTRAQLVVMGGGAWGTLVPGQTVRATGKLRPADPGRPEAGTLAASSAPGKPVGGSKLLAAAKDLRTRFVDASAFLPPDAAGLLPGMVTGDTSALDQGLENAMKAVGMTHLTAVSGANCSLVLGAVLLACRRFRLPRIPAAIVALTGLGLFVVLVGPDASVLRAALMGAVAVAALAGGRSGRGLSFLCLAVMGLLLTDPGLGGSFGFLLSVLATLGIIVLGRRMIDWTPAAIPRWAAAAVAVPLSAQLLCGPVIVLLQPQFSTYSLLANVVASPLVAPVTLLGTAAVPLVVLAPWPATILIAVAGTFSAGVAGTARIAAQLPGSTLAWPEGVPGMLSMLLLSVLTGAVVWAAARPLRAVQLVLACHQRAVLLLEVLERRMTAARHRCSFDRGPGRGRLGYSTKLSGRNPRWPPRKSEQPVPRRRTQPPGATLTRPPSSWSAGPRNTWGSGQWTPSARRSGQRHRMWK
- a CDS encoding helix-hairpin-helix domain-containing protein, which produces MSRRVDGAAGHKARHARDRLQATLGTGPRGLLLEGDGEQAFVYRGPEEPAPPGPEGQSAGHGGGDLESAGVTMSGPALRWRLGLRVAILLGILAITAGAVFWWQTASGRPEILPLGGSGPGSSAAADASVSPDGDAGEVSGQDENVGQPRGAGEPDATGPSPGDSAAGSVVVHVAGAVSAPGVVRLPAGSRLHEAIAAVGGGTPDADLNSLNLALVVEDAQKIHVPRRGEATPGGPEAEGTPGAGAGAGGAAGTRTGSKININTADAAELDALPKVGPVLAQRIVDWRTEHGAFKSIEELDAVDGVGPKMLEALLPLVTV
- a CDS encoding DegV family protein — translated: MPERNAAAWPWFRARLAGLRPAPKPGTGVVRTAVVTDSAAALPADWLSGLEAEGLLRIIPMPVMVGTDIYGEGEDDILETIALALAAGTPVKTSRPSPGQFEQAYRAARRQGYEAVVSVHISGELSGTADAARLAAARVDIPVEVVDSLTVGMALGMAVQAGVAAAAAGADPATVAAAAAGQAARTKVYFYVPSLEQLRRGGRIGAAASLLGTMLAIKPILAVDGGRIVPLEKVRSAAKAVARLEEIVAAEAQARPGQSIRLAVHHFGNHDEAESLAGRLAAALPNCPPAQISSLPAVLAAHAGLGVLAVIIGQDTAVAGIVPGPLST
- the leuS gene encoding leucine--tRNA ligase, which encodes MGVQPETETGTAATVAADGPEEGTYSFTAMEAKWPQVWEDLKVFTPVDDGSRERRYVLDMFPYPSGDLHMGHAEAFAMGDVVARYLRQQGYDVLHPIGWDSFGLPAENAAIKRNAHPSEWTYANIDTQAASFKRYAISADWSRRLHTSDPEYYRWTQWLFKRFYERGLAYRKDSPVNWCPKDQTVLANEQVVNGACERCGTTVTKKSLNQWYFKITEYADRLLDDMEQLRGHWPERVLAMQKNWIGRSEGAHVNFVIEADGGKPAKEVTVFTTRPDTLYGATFFVVAADAPLAVELVTDEHAAALEDYREQVKALTEIERQSTEREKTGVFTGRYAINPLNDEKLPVWAADYVLADYGTGAIMAVPAHDQRDLDFARTFDLPVRAVLDTGGEDPAVSGTATAGEGTLINSGELNGLPKAEAIPAAIAILERQGTGEKFVNFRLRDWLLSRQRFWGTPIPIIHCPSCGEVAVPDEQLPVTLPSDLRGEDLSPKGTSPLAAAEAWVNVECPTCHGPAKRDTDTMDTFVDSSWYFLRFVSPHYTEGPFDPQKINDWMPVGQYVGGVEHAILHLLYARFFTKVINDLGMIEANEPFTALLNQGQVLNGGKAMSKSLGNGVDLGEQLDKYGVDAVRLTMIFASPPEDDVDWADVSPSGSAKFLARAWRLAQDVASAPGTDAAGGDRTLRSATHRTIADAAELLDANKFNVVVAKLMELVNATRKAIDSGAGGTDPAVREAAEAVAVILSLFAPYTAEDMWNVLGHPASVANAGWPRHDPSLLVQDTVTAVVQVQGKVRDRLDVSPDVSEDRLRELALASENVQRALDGRGIRTVIVRAPKLVNIVPA